Proteins from one Bactrocera neohumeralis isolate Rockhampton chromosome 3, APGP_CSIRO_Bneo_wtdbg2-racon-allhic-juicebox.fasta_v2, whole genome shotgun sequence genomic window:
- the LOC126751954 gene encoding uncharacterized protein LOC126751954, whose product MDVGEIIETADGPPQTISSELIKNSAESTTNIGTSSDQSVEVENTSGLTIPLNNSKTLKRCLSVPILPAGSSFTSMTTRAAAAAMAMRNVGNTANPVGVNNPKEALSTPIKHQTFNKREAVGDVSTVNNFGHNIHIGIPRSNPSSREVSPAPVFNIFAPRARRYSASYTPHGAASVGGNSTAVNGLPLCLTPRVSQLRQEECVDMLNTREANHERELHSAMQMSQSWEDLTLVAENWSCKSEDLSNPLQVSLPSGVTSCSSPSPTNNRAGMRLPYGLSPSPTRRTFATRRSMSPIAMRPSQLGPVKRKFELDDGGGTGSNWNVYSQPPLKKIFTESRGSSPVCQSPSSICPSPDSGTYDGRITPKLFISKLCTNNTNNNSACSSPSSSISGGIIDSTTTSGICSSGSSTASSISGGSEPMCIGNGGMDEGISVTDNNEKLRNNRISTTSGSSGCSVDTNTGSEVQAMATDIQDDATLLDDMKSETSSIGGCSSISIESSSCDSASKAAASFLNRLNVDDISTSPLAVQKSFYINKQGLTGNKKFIVSSISSEPTESINATSTNVNASTLTVSASDFISSSCTNGS is encoded by the exons ATGGATGTAGGAGAAATAATTGAAACAGCTGATGGACCACCACAAACAATAAGTtcagaattaattaaaaactccgCAGAATCAACAACCAACATTGGTACCAGTTCTGACCAAAGCGTGGAAGTTGAAAACACTTCTGGCTTAACTATACCATTAAATAACAGCAAAACACTAAAACGTTGTTTGAGCGTGCCAATTTTGCCCGCTGGCTCTTCTTTCACATCAATGACTACTCGAGCCGCTGCAGCAGCTATGGCCATGCGAAATGTTGGAAATACAGCGAATCCTGTAGGTGTAAATAACCCAAAAGAGGCACTATCAACACCTATAAAACATCAAACTTTTAACAAACGTGAGGCGGTTGGCGACGTATCAACTGTAAACAACTTTGGACACAATATACATATTGGAATACCACGTTCAAATCCTTCCTCCAG GGAAGTTTCACCGGCGCCAGTGTTTAACATATTCGCACCCCGTGCCCGTCGTTACTCGGCCAGTTATACTCCTCATGGGGCAGCTAGCGTTGGAGGCAACTCGACTGCAGTAAATGGCTTGCCACTTTGCCTCACTCCACGTGTCTCCCAGTTGAGACAAGAAGAATGCGTAGATATGTTAAATACTCGCGAAGCAAATCATGAACGTGAATTACATAGTGCCATGCAAATGTCCCAAAGTTGGGAGGACTTGACTTTGGTTGCTGAAAATTGGTCTTGTAAATCAGAGGACTTAAGTAATCCACTACAGGTTTCCTTGCCATCTGGAGTTACGAGTTGTTCGAGTCCGAGCCCAACAAA TAATCGTGCCGGGATGAGGCTACCATACGGTTTGTCACCATCACCAACAAGACGTACTTTCGCTACTAGACGATCAATGTCACCAATCGCTATGCGGCCATCACAATTAGGACCCGTTAAGCGCAAATTTGAGTTGGATGATGGTGGTGGTACTGGAAGTAATTGGAATGTATATTCTCAACCacctttgaagaaaatatttacggAAAG TCGAGGTTCTTCACCAGTTTGTCAATCACCATCTTCAATATGCCCCAGCCCGGATTCTGGAACATACGATGGTCGAATAACACCAAAGCTATTCATATCGAAGTTATGCACCAATAATACAAATAACAATTCAGCTTGTTCATCACCAAGTAGCAGTATAAGTGGAGGGATCATCGACTCAACAACTACCTCAGGGATATGCTCCTCTGGCTCTTCAACGGCTTCCTCCATATCTGGTGGCAGCGAGCCAATGTGCATTGGAAATGGGGGAATGGATGAAGGCATTTCAGTGACAGATAATAACGAAAAACTTAGAAATAACAGAATTTCAACAACCAGTGGTTCTTCTGGATGCAGTGTAGATACAAATACAGGCAGTGAAGTTCAAGCAATGGCCACTGACATACAGGATGATGCTACCTTGTTGGATGACATGAAGAGTGAGACATCGTCCATCGGGGGTTGCTCCAGCATCAGCATCGAGTCATCTTCCTGCGACAGCGCCTCCAAGGCAGCTGCAAGCTTCCTTAATAGACTGAACGTTGATGATATTAGCACAAGTCCGCTGGCAGTACAAAAAAGCTTTTACATCAACAAACAGGGTTTAACTGGTAATAAGAAATTCATTGTTAGCAGTATAAGCAGCGAACCAACCGAAAGTATTAACGCAACTAGCACCAACGTTAACGCCTCTACTCTAACAGTAAGCGCATCGGACTTTATCTCTTCATCATGCACAAATGGTTCGTAA
- the LOC126752378 gene encoding ubiquitin-conjugating enzyme E2Q-like protein 1, which yields MSSRLKEKVTAAIRKFNKSRSRSGSGDKTAEAGGSASGNISGGNVSGNVTAKNSNGNALGAGVVAESPGRRLRRQDNRVSPATSRMVMSVNVQHVPDHSIRARRLMKEYKEIQKMHNSKNDPVFTVELINDNLYEWYARLHIVDPDSKLAKDMAEMNIPFILLHLVFPDKFPFAPPFMRVVEPRIEKGFVMEGGAICMELLTPRGWASAYTVEAVLMQFAASLVKGQGRIVRKTKGSKDFSRRTAEEAFRSLVKTHEKYGWVTPALSDG from the exons atgtcgtCCCGTCTTAAGGAGAAAGTGACCGCGGCTATACGAAAATTCAACAAGAGTAGAAGTCGCAGTGGCAGTGGTGATAAAACGGCTGAGGCTGGGGGTAGCGCAAGTGGGAATATCTCTGGAGGAAATGTCAGCGGCAATGTGACGGCGAAAAATTCAAACGGTAATGCGCTAGGCGCCGGTGTTGTAGCTGAATCGCCGGGTAGACGTCTACGTCGACAAGATAACAG AGTTTCACCAGCTACAAGTAGAATGGTTATGTCAGTCAATGTTCAACATGTTCCCGATCACAGTATTCGGGCACGGCGCCTAATGAAAGAATACAAGGAGATACAAAAAATGCACAATAGTAAAAACGATCCAGTATTCACG GTGGAACTTATAAACGACAATCTGTATGAGTGGTACGCACGACTCCATATCGTCGATCCAGATTCGAAATTAGCGAAAGACATGGCTGAGATGAACATTCCATTTATACTCCTGCATCTTGTATTTCCCGATAAATTCCCATTCGCACCGCCTTTTATGCGAGTAGTCGAACCGAGAATCGAAAAGGGCTTCGTAATGGAAGGTGGAGCAATTTGCATGGAACTTTTAACGCCACGCGGTTGGGCCTCAGCGTACACTGTAGAGGCGGTCTTAATGCAGTTTGCAGCGAGCTTAGTTAAGGGACAGGGACGTATTGTGCGAAAAACAAAGGGTTCAAAGGATTTTAGTAG ACGAACAGCGGAGGAAGCATTCCGTTCATTGGTAAAAACACACGAAAAATACGGCTGGGTAACTCCAGCACTTTCCGACGGTTGA
- the LOC126752030 gene encoding LOW QUALITY PROTEIN: uncharacterized protein LOC126752030 (The sequence of the model RefSeq protein was modified relative to this genomic sequence to represent the inferred CDS: substituted 1 base at 1 genomic stop codon), with translation MDWVIHDELGITVGHVASGAAASAMVIGGVIPYVPQYLEIKKTQDADGFSLHVCLALLIANSLRIFFWFSKQYELPLLVQSVVMNITMFLMIHLCVKVKRMNASNRELTFSADDLRLPKVTTDTDTAGSVSTDAGVLKRARSRHYLNDLDYKYFWNWSDFQSYLDFMLVVWAIGAAITYLMLSITWFMEAVGFCAVFTEAMLGAPQFLRNFKNKSTYGMSIQMVIMWTLGDMFKTGYFIVRESPTQFWICGTLQVSLDIAILLQVWFYRKNTKARDMRRGDXQFAPEEQPQQTQNNPHDIHTQTNTTDINQSLAISPTSSGDDHLLTANADNEHFNDYGNTAYKKYHDNRAFQYHHNNNTLSKIKGLSNVMPTDENYALDAVVIVKNSNGILRNSSSRSRSDFPIDMGSVTVEADGRARRRCRCQHNDVVRQRHNATQTPGSIVNCSQLINCHSHSASINCCGNRKSTDCCSLISGDLKSGEMSSHCHITHHCHHYSPGSGRGGEKRSNKPCGCNNRIKNRHHHSHHHRHRHHRYRYLQSEYQQQDKPIRQLPGYNSKSSFDSSDDLQQSGLENPQERLQEIAIEIDAATLTEDNTSTATSNFAYKMAKANIAPIIMAPIHDNDEDDKKQRRKYHGHRSDSMNSSSTGETDELSHRISGVKHKKTDCDNTPIWAESNIDRHAATVIPHLSCCKDSQCRAKSREANKLDAAHNECVRIQRKQFKASGAEECCSTCSHCSDCSCQNADATSCSSFDELDADDHDEERRIAPHELVVSAECHRCNFHHASTTSTGDEAEEEDGGAEDKLTAKITKHAERSMQDNNATDSSAHTSRRSSASYCSCHSNSCYCCECNCAAVVEDDGDSTTGQMLTARDHPSTALTSATEFDAEHSSTLTPLTNASSAVSTPGAEDADVTLRSLTNTLADDICSSPSQSAEYFSLSSNNQHSHFSPTETPTHRAIKTPSEINTAETLSKCNLDKSVDSGELGKKPCKHYTKHHRHKRPTSPLDCYL, from the exons GTTTTCCAAGCAATATGAGCTTCCGCTTCTTGTTCAAAGTGTTGTGATGAACATAACCATGTTCCTTATGATCCATCTATGCGTTAAAGTGAAAAGAATGAATGCTTCAAATAGGGAACTTACTTTTTCGG CCGATGATCTGCGTCTACCAAAAGTAACGACCGACACTGATACTGCAGGTTCAGTTTCCACAGATGCCGGCGTTTTGAAACGTGCTCGCTCGAGGCACTATTTAAACG ATCTCgactacaaatatttttggaattggAGCGATTTTCAATCGTATTTAGACTTTATGCTCGTTGTTTGGGCAATCGGGGCAGCTATCACATATCTAATGTTATCAATTACGTGGTTTATGGAGGCAGTTGGCTTTTGTGCCGTTTTCACAGAGGCTATGTTAG GAGCGCCACAATTTCTACGAAACTTTAAGAATAAATCAACTTATGGAATGAGCATCCAAATGGTCATCATGTGGACGCTAGGTGATATGTTTAAGACTGGCTATTTTATTGTTAGGGAATCTCCAACACAATTTTGGATTTGTGGCACACTTCAG GTTAGCTTAGATATTGCAATTCTTCTGCAAGTGTGGTTCTATAGGAAGAATACCAAGGCACGAGATATGCGTCGCGGAGATTAGCAGTTTGCCCCCGAAGAACAACcgcaacaaacacaaaacaatCCACATGATATTCACACTCAAACCAATACCACGGACATCAACCAATCTCTCGCTATAAGCCCTACAAGTAGCGGGGATGATCATCTACTGACCGCAAATGCCGATAATGAACATTTTAACGACTATGGAAATAccgcatataaaaaatatcatgaTAACAGAGCCTTCCAATATCACCATAATAATAATACACTTTCGAAAATAAAAGGGTTATCCAATGTCATGCCAACTGACGAAAACTACGCATTAGATGCCGTGGTAATTGTCAAAAATTCCAATGGCATACTGAGAAACTCATCCAGTCGATCGAGATCTGATTTTCCAATTGATATGGGGTCGGTGACCGTGGAAGCTGATGGCAGAGCACGTCGCAGATGTCGGTGTCAACACAATGATGTAGTGCGGCAGCGTCATAACGCTACACAAACACCAGGCTCTATAGTAAACTGCAGTCAATTGATAAATTGTCACAGTCATAGCGCATCAATTAATTGTTGTGGAAATAGAAAATCTACTGACTGTTGCAGCCTAATAAGTGGTGATTTAAAATCCGGTGAAATGTCTTCTCACTGCCACATCACACATCATTGTCACCATTATTCCCCGGGTAGTGGTAGAGGCGGAGAGAAACGCAGCAATAAGCCATGTGGGTGTAATAATCGAATAAAAAATCGACATCATCATTCTCACCATCATAGGCACCGGCATCACCGCTATCGTTACTTGCAATCGGAATATCAGCAACAGGATAAACCCATCCGCCAACTTCCAGGTTATAACAGTAAGTCTTCCTTTGATTCCAGTGATGATCTACAACAATCTGGCCTTGAAAATCCGCAAGAACGTTTGCAAGAGATTGCAATTGAAATTGATGCAGCCACATTGACTGAAGATAACACAAGCACTGCCACCTCAAATTTTGCGTATAAAATGGCGAAGGCTAACATAGCGCCGATAATAATGGCGCCAATACACGATAACGATGAGGATGACAAGAAACAACGGAGAAAATATCATGGTCATCGAAGTGATTCCATGAACTCAAGCAGTACTGGGGAAACTGATGAATTGTCTCATAGAATTTCCGGTGTGAAACATAAGAAGACAG ATTGTGATAACACTCCAATTTGGGCTGAATCTAATATCGATAGACATGCAGCTACTGTTATACCACACTTATCATGCTGTAAGGACTCTCAGTGTCGGGCCAAGAGTAGAGAGGCCAACAAACTCGACGCGGCGCATAACGAATGTGTTAGAATTCAGCGCAAACAATTCAAGGCGAGTGGAGCAGAAGAATGTTGCAGCACTTGTTCACATTGTTCAGATTGTTCCTGCCAGAATGCAGATGCCACTAGTTGCAGTAGTTTTGATGAATTGGATGCAGACGACCATGATGAGGAACGACGGATCGCACCCCATGAACTAGTGGTCTCAGCAGAATGTCATCGCTGCAATTTTCACCACGCATCTACAACGTCAACTGGAGATGAAGCAGAAGAGGAGGACGGTGGTGCAGAAGATAAATTGACCGCAAAAATTACCAAGCATGCGGAGCGATCCATGCAGGATAACAATGCTACAGACAGTTCTGCGCATACGAGTCGAAGAAGCAGTGCAAGTTATTGCTCCTGTCATTCaaatagttgttattgttgtgaatGTAATTGCGCAGCTGTTGTTGAGGACGACGGCGACTCAACAACTGGTCAGATGCTTACCGCGAGGGACCATCCCTCCACAGCCTTAACATCGGCTACCGAATTTGATGCAGAACACTCAAGTACACTGACACCATTAACAAATGCTTCATCCGCTGTGTCAACGCCTGGTGCGGAAGACGCTGATGTAACCCTACGCAGTTTGACCAATACTTTAGCCGATGACATTTGCTCCTCTCCGAGCCAATCTGCAGAGTATTTCTCACTCTCTTCCAACAATCAGCATAGCCATTTTTCTCCTACAGAAACACCTACTCATAGAGCAATAAAGACACCAAGCGAAATCAACACAGCCGAAACTTTATCTAAATGTAATTTAGATAAATCGGTTGATTCAGGAGAGCTTGGTAAAAAACCATGCAAACACTACACCAAACATCATCGTCATAAACGCCCGACTTCTCCTCTGGACTGCTATTTATGA